The genomic DNA GGCGGATCTGCCAGTGGCAGCGATGACTAAGTAGACGCTGGAACGCGTGGATAGGAAATCGCGGAAAACAGTTGATATCTCGGCGAAAAGATCTCGCCGTCAGCCAAAATTTCGAGGCAAACGGCAACTCGCATTAGCAGTTGCATTTCTACTGAGACCATATCGCAAGCTATAGTCGACTGTAGAGTTCTCTCGATGAAGGTCCGCATAATCGCTACCACCGATAGCATCCCTCCGTCTTCCACGGATTCATCACCTCAACCGGTGACGGGGGGCGATCGTGCGCGGTGGGCGGGAGTGCCGCCAACGCCTAAACGCGCAGAGGCACAGGAAAACTCATCGAGTGCTCAACCGGTCGAGCTTGGGGTTTCTTCCAACTCAGCTTCGCTCACGAGCGCTCCACTGAGCCAGAGAACGCGAGTTCCTGCTTTGTTGATCAGCATGATTGTACATACGTCGCTGCTTATCCTTTTGGCACTCGTCACGATTCCCAAAGGATCAGTCGTAGGCGTCAAGCTTCAGGGTCGCCAGACGGGTCCAAGCGAAACAGTCACATTGCAAGCCGTTGATCTTGAGCAACAAGAGCTAAACCACAAGAGCCATGATACCGCGACGGTTCCTGTCGCGATTACTTTTGCGACGGACTTCAAACCTTCACTTCCGAATCCGGCCAGCGAACCTACCGAAGTGACGACTCCGCTTCCCAAAGTCGATCTATTAATCAAAGGTGGTGGCGGTGGTTCATCTGGTCAACAAGGACTCATGCAAATCGCTACCGGTGGTGGACTGTCCGGTCGAACACCAGAACGTCGTAGCGAGCTTGCCAAGAAATACGGTGCGACGCCCGAAAGCGAAGATGCCGTCGAGGCGGCACTTGCCTACTTAGCAGCACATCAAAGACGAGACGGAAGTTGGTCCTTTGATCTTTCGAAAGATCCGTGCGATGGTAAGTGCCGTGATTCCAAGAAAAGCGGTGAAGATCCAACTCCGTCGACTGCAGCAACGGGACTCGCCCTCCTGGCGTTCTTGGGTGCCGGACACACTCATGAAAATGATGGGCCTTACACTCAAAACGTCCGCCGAGGTCTGTATTACTTGCGCGATGTCGTCTCTGAAACGGAATCAGGATTCGACTGGCAACACGGCAGCATGTACGGACATGGGATTGCTTTGATGGCGATGTCGGAAGCCATGG from Rubripirellula amarantea includes the following:
- a CDS encoding prenyltransferase/squalene oxidase repeat-containing protein; amino-acid sequence: MIVHTSLLILLALVTIPKGSVVGVKLQGRQTGPSETVTLQAVDLEQQELNHKSHDTATVPVAITFATDFKPSLPNPASEPTEVTTPLPKVDLLIKGGGGGSSGQQGLMQIATGGGLSGRTPERRSELAKKYGATPESEDAVEAALAYLAAHQRRDGSWSFDLSKDPCDGKCRDSKKSGEDPTPSTAATGLALLAFLGAGHTHENDGPYTQNVRRGLYYLRDVVSETESGFDWQHGSMYGHGIALMAMSEAMAMTMNEKEPWNHEFYQLVSGGTAFSCIAQHSSGSWGYYPNSPGDLTVTGWQVLSLIAAKRNKMVLQTHTLRDAKAFALSTCPEDRRYWFGYKGPPGQPTTTAVGLALMLYLGESIQFTPLKIALTEMAERGPMKTNVYHDYYATLALHHARHPDWDRWNQQMRDHLVSTQEKTGHEKGSWHFKDRFGDVGGRLYTTAMCTLTLEVYYRYLPLYSATDEFEL